The following are from one region of the Klebsiella aerogenes genome:
- a CDS encoding ABC transporter substrate-binding protein, with the protein MRWFVSFLLLLAGVASAADMQTQTFTDDLGRVVTVPLHPQRIVSMHDLDITIPLIELGVPPIASHGRTRADGSHYLRSSAQLTGIDFDNSDIRFIGTADIDLEAVAAAKPDLIITEPSRHVSVEQLAKIAPTVSIDHLQGSAPRIYSKLAQLTGSQARLAVLERRYQEQIKQLKATVDPQQYTVSVIQANNGKVTVHHSYHALGRVLRDAGFRFPPLIDNIPDGQRIDVSAEQLPDLDADFVFATWRSDTGGKPQDERQAMEAVMPGWCDFMRACRTGHYILLPREEVISNSFAALTLMVAQVQSHIAGRPIPAGLK; encoded by the coding sequence ATGCGTTGGTTCGTCTCTTTTCTGCTGTTGCTGGCGGGTGTTGCCAGCGCCGCCGACATGCAAACTCAAACCTTTACCGATGATCTTGGCCGGGTTGTGACTGTGCCGCTGCATCCACAGCGCATCGTATCGATGCACGATCTCGATATTACCATTCCGCTGATCGAACTTGGGGTGCCGCCGATAGCCAGTCACGGGCGGACGCGAGCGGATGGTAGCCACTATCTGCGCTCCAGCGCCCAGTTGACCGGCATTGATTTCGACAATAGCGATATTCGCTTTATCGGCACCGCCGATATTGACCTCGAAGCGGTGGCGGCGGCAAAGCCCGACCTGATTATTACCGAGCCCAGCCGCCACGTGTCGGTGGAGCAATTGGCGAAAATCGCGCCCACGGTCAGCATCGACCATCTACAGGGCAGCGCGCCGCGGATCTACAGCAAACTGGCGCAGCTTACCGGCAGCCAGGCGCGGTTGGCGGTGCTTGAACGTCGCTATCAGGAACAAATTAAGCAGTTAAAGGCGACGGTCGACCCGCAGCAATATACCGTCTCGGTGATTCAGGCCAATAACGGCAAGGTGACGGTACATCACTCTTACCATGCGCTGGGACGGGTGCTGCGGGATGCCGGTTTCCGCTTCCCGCCGTTGATTGACAACATCCCCGATGGCCAGCGGATTGATGTCAGCGCCGAACAGTTACCGGATCTGGATGCTGATTTTGTCTTCGCCACCTGGCGCTCGGATACCGGCGGTAAACCGCAGGATGAACGACAGGCGATGGAGGCGGTGATGCCGGGCTGGTGCGACTTTATGCGCGCCTGCCGCACCGGGCATTATATTTTGCTGCCGCGCGAAGAGGTGATCTCCAATTCATTTGCCGCGCTGACGTTGATGGTGGCGCAGGTGCAGTCGCACATTGCCGGGCGGCCGATTCCGGCGGGGTTAAAATGA
- a CDS encoding MurR/RpiR family transcriptional regulator, giving the protein MKAAVKKEKGKVDLFGERFRARAHQLSPRLREVASYINDNREVVLERTAMEIATATHTSDATVVRAIQALGFAGLRELKETMERWFGPSVTSSEKMRSTVQALSCDVNSSIDFVLEGHQRACEVLARPDNRAAVAQAVALLSDARQVGIFGIGASGILAEYTARLFSRIGLPSYTLNRTGFSLAEQLISLQRGDVLIMMGQKSPHREGMTTLREARRLGIPTILLTQAVDSRFSQEAQVVIEVPRGGDNGRVPLHGTVLVCLEMMVLSVASTVPQKTVKSMKRINELHRAIGKSGGKRG; this is encoded by the coding sequence ATGAAAGCGGCAGTGAAAAAGGAGAAGGGCAAAGTCGATCTGTTCGGCGAACGCTTTCGCGCCCGCGCACACCAGCTTTCGCCGCGATTACGCGAAGTGGCGAGCTATATCAACGATAACCGCGAAGTGGTGCTGGAGCGAACGGCAATGGAGATCGCCACCGCCACCCATACCTCAGACGCCACGGTGGTGCGGGCGATTCAGGCGTTGGGCTTTGCCGGGTTACGTGAACTGAAAGAGACCATGGAGCGCTGGTTCGGCCCCTCTGTCACCTCGTCGGAAAAAATGCGCTCGACGGTGCAAGCGCTCTCCTGCGACGTGAATTCCAGCATCGATTTTGTGCTGGAGGGGCATCAGCGTGCCTGCGAAGTGCTCGCGCGCCCGGATAACCGCGCGGCGGTGGCCCAAGCCGTCGCGTTGCTCAGCGATGCGCGCCAGGTCGGGATTTTCGGCATCGGCGCGTCGGGGATCCTCGCCGAGTACACCGCGCGCCTGTTTAGCCGTATTGGCTTACCCTCCTATACGCTCAACCGCACCGGCTTTAGCCTTGCCGAGCAGCTTATCAGCCTGCAACGCGGCGATGTGCTGATTATGATGGGACAAAAATCACCGCACCGCGAAGGAATGACCACGCTGCGTGAGGCGCGACGGCTGGGGATCCCGACGATTTTACTCACTCAGGCGGTGGATTCGCGTTTTAGCCAGGAGGCGCAGGTGGTGATTGAGGTGCCGCGCGGCGGCGATAATGGACGGGTGCCGTTGCACGGTACGGTACTGGTGTGTCTGGAAATGATGGTGTTGTCCGTCGCCTCGACCGTGCCGCAAAAGACGGTCAAATCGATGAAACGAATCAATGAATTGCATCGAGCTATTGGCAAATCCGGCGGTAAACGGGGCTGA
- a CDS encoding basic amino acid ABC transporter substrate-binding protein, whose translation MVKNLLKACFMMAALAGAGQAAAETYTVGSGGTYRPFEFENSQKQLEGFDIDIIKAIAKAEGFDVKLVNTPWEGIFATLGTGDRDIIISGITITDKRKQMVDFSAPYFPAEQSIVVPEGSKVSSLAALKNEKVGVVNSSTGDIVVSQELGKNSTSIKRFDNTPLMLQELFEDGVSAAVGDVGVVKYYIKQHPEKQFKLVPDAKFERQYFGIAVAKGNSELLGKINAGLQKIVADGTYAKIYKTWFDDNVPTLPAQ comes from the coding sequence ATGGTCAAGAATTTACTCAAAGCGTGTTTTATGATGGCAGCGCTGGCGGGAGCCGGACAGGCGGCAGCGGAAACCTATACCGTGGGTTCCGGCGGCACCTATCGTCCGTTTGAATTTGAAAATAGTCAAAAGCAGCTTGAAGGTTTTGATATCGACATTATCAAAGCGATCGCCAAAGCGGAAGGTTTTGACGTGAAGTTGGTCAACACCCCATGGGAAGGGATCTTCGCCACCCTGGGGACCGGCGATCGCGACATTATCATCTCCGGTATTACCATCACCGATAAACGCAAACAGATGGTGGATTTCTCTGCGCCGTACTTCCCGGCCGAACAGTCGATCGTGGTGCCGGAAGGTTCGAAGGTGAGCTCGCTGGCGGCGCTGAAAAACGAAAAGGTCGGGGTGGTGAACTCCAGCACCGGCGACATCGTGGTCTCGCAAGAGCTGGGTAAAAACAGCACCTCTATTAAACGTTTCGACAATACGCCGCTGATGCTGCAGGAGCTGTTTGAAGACGGCGTTAGCGCCGCGGTTGGCGATGTCGGTGTGGTGAAATACTACATCAAGCAGCACCCGGAAAAGCAGTTCAAGCTGGTACCGGACGCCAAATTTGAGCGCCAGTATTTCGGTATCGCCGTCGCCAAAGGCAACAGCGAGCTGCTGGGCAAAATCAACGCCGGGCTGCAGAAAATCGTTGCCGACGGCACCTACGCCAAAATCTATAAAACCTGGTTCGACGACAACGTGCCGACGCTGCCAGCGCAATAA
- a CDS encoding amino acid ABC transporter permease: MTGFRWEIIEEYGPLFMDGALMTIKCTIICVILGTLWGLTLGLGRMAKAEHGPWKYILRYLVQFPVRFYVSAFRGTPLFVQIMVVHFALVPLFINPRDGLLVSGGIMSADFARELRANYGAFLSCIVAITLNAGAYVSEIFRAGIQSIDKGQMEASRALGMPWWKTMRKVILPQAFRRILPPLGNNAIAIVKDSSLASAIGLADLAYAARTVSGAYATYWEPYLTISLVYWVITFLLAQLVNRLEKRFGKSDSH; the protein is encoded by the coding sequence ATGACGGGATTCCGTTGGGAGATCATCGAGGAGTACGGTCCGCTGTTTATGGACGGCGCCTTGATGACGATAAAATGTACCATCATCTGCGTGATTCTCGGGACGCTGTGGGGCTTAACTCTCGGCCTGGGGCGAATGGCGAAAGCGGAACACGGGCCGTGGAAATATATTCTGCGCTATCTGGTGCAGTTTCCGGTGCGCTTTTACGTCAGCGCCTTCCGCGGTACGCCGCTGTTTGTGCAGATCATGGTGGTGCACTTTGCGCTGGTGCCGCTGTTTATTAACCCGCGTGATGGTTTACTGGTCAGCGGCGGCATCATGAGCGCTGATTTCGCCCGCGAGCTGCGCGCCAACTACGGGGCGTTCCTCTCCTGTATCGTGGCGATTACCCTCAATGCCGGGGCCTACGTGTCGGAAATTTTCCGCGCCGGGATCCAGTCTATCGACAAAGGGCAGATGGAAGCCTCGCGCGCGCTGGGTATGCCGTGGTGGAAAACCATGCGCAAGGTGATCCTGCCGCAGGCGTTTCGCCGTATCCTGCCGCCGCTTGGCAACAACGCCATCGCTATTGTCAAAGACTCGTCGCTGGCCTCGGCGATTGGCCTTGCCGATCTGGCCTACGCCGCGCGTACCGTCTCCGGCGCTTACGCTACCTACTGGGAACCCTACCTGACGATCTCGCTGGTCTATTGGGTGATTACCTTCCTGCTGGCGCAGCTGGTTAACCGTCTGGAAAAGAGGTTTGGCAAAAGTGATTCACATTAA
- a CDS encoding amino acid ABC transporter ATP-binding protein: MIHINNLHKRFGDSHVLRGISCDIKPQEVVCIIGPSGSGKSTFLRCMNALETVSEGEVVVNGFAAHDRTTDLNKMRESVGMVFQRFNLFPHMTVLENLMMAPMNLRNMPRQQAQHLAEELLAKVGLSDKRDAWPSSLSGGQQQRVAIARALAMKPSIMLFDEPTSALDPELVGDVLEVMKNLASEGMTMVIVTHEMGFAREVADRVIFIDQGVIQEEGKPAQIFSAPTNPRTAAFLSKVL; the protein is encoded by the coding sequence GTGATTCACATTAATAATTTACATAAGCGCTTTGGTGACAGCCACGTGCTACGCGGCATCAGTTGCGATATTAAACCGCAGGAAGTGGTGTGTATCATCGGGCCGTCGGGTTCCGGCAAAAGTACCTTCCTGCGCTGTATGAACGCGTTGGAAACCGTCAGCGAAGGCGAGGTGGTGGTGAACGGCTTTGCCGCCCACGACCGGACAACCGATCTCAATAAAATGCGCGAAAGCGTCGGTATGGTGTTCCAGCGCTTCAACCTGTTCCCGCATATGACGGTGCTGGAAAACCTGATGATGGCGCCGATGAACCTGCGCAACATGCCGCGTCAGCAGGCGCAGCATCTGGCGGAAGAGTTGCTGGCGAAAGTCGGCCTGAGCGATAAGCGCGACGCCTGGCCATCCAGTCTTTCCGGCGGCCAGCAGCAGCGGGTGGCGATTGCTCGTGCGCTGGCGATGAAACCGTCGATCATGCTATTTGATGAGCCGACGTCGGCGCTGGATCCGGAACTGGTGGGCGACGTGCTGGAAGTCATGAAAAATCTCGCCAGCGAAGGGATGACCATGGTTATCGTGACCCATGAAATGGGCTTTGCCCGTGAAGTAGCCGATCGGGTGATTTTCATCGATCAGGGCGTGATTCAGGAAGAGGGCAAACCGGCGCAGATCTTCAGCGCGCCGACCAATCCGCGAACCGCCGCGTTCCTCAGCAAGGTGCTGTAG
- a CDS encoding MFS transporter: MFNPDQNRLAPTLAMIMAASLVGFITGYTVPLISLELAQQQVAPLYVGLLAALPPAGMMLSSFLSPALCRRFEMGTLLSVSLILLALATIASCLTTDMAMLLAPRLLTGLASGVIIVLGESWITGGAAGSNRATLTGIYASAFTGCQLAGPLLISVGPAWQHWALIAIVVITAVCLLMLRHLPSGSRESLAERASWRSLGAFLPVLASGVFCFAFFDASILALLPLYGMDKGLNEAMAVLLVTVVLTGDAMFQAPLGWIADRFGIRRIHLGSAVIFSLSLLALPFMLGSRVQLMAICLLLGAAAGALYTLSLVRAGKTFSGQKLIMINALFGFFWSAGSVAGPIVSGMLISVSGYDGLIITLFASGVLFLLIQCLSKNEKTLLANEQEAEMDEATETAQ; this comes from the coding sequence ATGTTTAACCCAGACCAGAATCGCTTAGCGCCCACGCTGGCGATGATCATGGCCGCTTCACTTGTGGGATTTATCACCGGCTATACGGTGCCGTTAATCAGCCTTGAGCTGGCGCAGCAGCAAGTTGCTCCGCTTTATGTCGGCCTGCTGGCCGCGCTGCCGCCCGCCGGTATGATGCTCTCTTCTTTCCTTTCTCCCGCGCTGTGCCGCCGTTTTGAGATGGGCACGCTGCTGAGCGTCAGCCTGATCCTGCTGGCGCTGGCGACTATCGCCTCCTGCTTGACCACAGATATGGCAATGCTGCTGGCGCCGCGTCTGCTGACCGGCCTGGCCTCCGGGGTCATTATCGTGCTGGGAGAAAGTTGGATCACCGGCGGCGCGGCGGGCAGCAATCGCGCGACCCTCACCGGTATATATGCGTCGGCCTTCACCGGCTGCCAGCTCGCCGGGCCGCTGCTGATTTCCGTCGGCCCCGCCTGGCAACACTGGGCGCTGATAGCGATTGTCGTCATTACCGCCGTCTGTCTGCTGATGCTGCGTCACCTGCCGAGCGGCAGCCGCGAAAGCCTCGCCGAACGCGCCAGCTGGCGCAGCCTGGGCGCTTTTCTGCCGGTACTGGCCTCAGGGGTATTTTGCTTTGCCTTCTTCGATGCCAGCATCCTCGCCCTGCTGCCGCTGTACGGGATGGATAAAGGGTTAAATGAGGCCATGGCGGTCCTGCTGGTCACTGTAGTATTAACCGGCGATGCCATGTTCCAGGCGCCGCTGGGCTGGATTGCCGACCGCTTCGGCATCCGCCGCATACACCTCGGCTCCGCGGTTATTTTTAGTCTTTCGCTGCTGGCGCTGCCGTTTATGCTGGGGTCGCGGGTACAGTTGATGGCTATCTGTCTGCTGCTTGGCGCGGCGGCGGGCGCGCTCTACACCCTGTCGCTGGTGCGGGCGGGTAAAACCTTCAGCGGGCAAAAGCTGATTATGATTAACGCCCTGTTCGGCTTTTTCTGGTCCGCCGGTAGTGTGGCCGGGCCGATCGTCAGCGGGATGTTAATCAGCGTTTCCGGCTATGACGGGCTGATCATCACCTTATTCGCCAGCGGCGTGCTGTTCCTGCTGATCCAGTGTCTGAGCAAGAATGAAAAAACGCTGCTTGCCAATGAGCAGGAAGCAGAGATGGACGAGGCGACAGAAACCGCGCAGTAG
- a CDS encoding M20 family metallopeptidase: MAVSSSLIAEAIGWRRDFHAHPELGYQERETSRRVAELLTSFGLQVHSGLAGTGVVATLENGPGPVIGLRADMDALPIAEQGEVEYRSRHPGVMHACGHDGHTAMLLAAAAHLAQTRRFSGTVRFVFQPAEENLGGARKMVEDGLFERFPMDAIYALHNWPGLPLGHVAVNPGAMMASLDAFEITLTGKSCHAAMPESGADPIVAAAQLIMALQTIPSRRLSPQDSAVVSITQINGGEAINVLPDQVVLRGTFRCLSDAVRERVKTLIEQYVQTQPQVSDVDGHISWYPGYPVTKNDEQEALKVCEVALEALGDAAVRWQINPSMASEDFACMLDVCPGAYFWIGTDGETPSRPLHNARYDFNDDLLAPGVALWAALVEKLLPARQA, translated from the coding sequence ATGGCGGTATCGTCTTCACTGATTGCCGAGGCTATCGGCTGGCGTCGCGATTTTCATGCTCACCCGGAGCTCGGGTATCAGGAACGGGAGACCTCGCGTCGGGTCGCCGAGCTGCTGACCTCGTTTGGCCTCCAGGTTCACAGCGGGTTGGCGGGTACCGGGGTGGTCGCGACGCTTGAGAACGGACCCGGGCCGGTTATCGGCCTGCGCGCCGACATGGATGCGTTGCCGATCGCGGAACAGGGGGAGGTGGAATATCGCTCGCGTCATCCGGGAGTGATGCACGCCTGCGGCCACGACGGCCACACCGCGATGCTGCTGGCCGCTGCCGCGCATCTGGCGCAGACTCGCCGCTTTAGCGGTACCGTGCGCTTTGTGTTTCAACCTGCGGAAGAGAACCTCGGCGGCGCGCGTAAAATGGTGGAGGACGGCTTGTTTGAACGCTTCCCGATGGATGCCATTTATGCGTTGCACAACTGGCCGGGGCTGCCGCTTGGGCATGTCGCGGTGAATCCCGGGGCGATGATGGCCTCCCTCGACGCTTTCGAAATTACGCTGACCGGCAAAAGCTGCCACGCGGCGATGCCGGAAAGCGGCGCCGACCCCATCGTCGCCGCCGCGCAGCTGATCATGGCGTTACAGACCATCCCTTCACGCCGCCTGTCGCCACAGGACTCCGCGGTAGTCAGTATTACCCAGATTAACGGCGGCGAGGCGATCAATGTGCTGCCGGACCAGGTGGTGCTGCGCGGCACCTTCCGCTGCCTGAGTGATGCGGTGCGCGAGCGGGTGAAAACCTTGATCGAGCAGTATGTGCAGACGCAGCCGCAGGTTTCTGACGTTGACGGTCACATTTCGTGGTATCCGGGTTATCCGGTGACCAAAAACGATGAGCAAGAGGCGCTGAAGGTGTGCGAGGTCGCGCTGGAGGCGCTGGGCGACGCGGCGGTGCGTTGGCAAATCAATCCTTCAATGGCGTCGGAGGATTTTGCCTGCATGCTGGACGTCTGTCCGGGGGCTTATTTCTGGATCGGCACCGACGGCGAGACGCCGTCGAGACCTCTGCATAACGCCCGTTATGATTTCAACGACGACCTGCTGGCGCCCGGCGTGGCGCTGTGGGCGGCGCTGGTGGAAAAGCTGCTGCCCGCCAGGCAGGCTTAA
- a CDS encoding epoxyqueuosine reductase QueH, translating into MTAADFKRPTLELPNGAAKLLLHSCCAPCSGEVMEAIQASGIDYTIFFYNPNIHPQKEYLIRKDENIRFAEQHGVPFIDADYDTDNWFERAKGMEWEPERGIRCTMCFDMRFERTALYAAENGFSVISSSLGISRWKNMQQINDCGQRAAAHYPGMVYWDYNWRKQGGSSRMIEISKREQFYQQEYCGCVYSLRDSNLHRKSQGRPLIKIGQLYYGKEDGQG; encoded by the coding sequence ATGACCGCTGCTGATTTCAAACGCCCTACATTGGAACTCCCGAACGGGGCAGCTAAACTGCTGTTGCACTCTTGCTGTGCTCCATGTTCCGGTGAGGTGATGGAGGCGATCCAAGCCTCGGGAATCGACTACACCATCTTCTTCTACAACCCAAACATTCATCCTCAGAAAGAATATTTGATTCGTAAGGATGAGAATATTCGCTTTGCTGAACAGCACGGCGTACCGTTTATCGACGCAGATTACGACACGGACAACTGGTTTGAGCGCGCCAAAGGCATGGAGTGGGAACCCGAGCGTGGCATCCGCTGCACCATGTGTTTTGACATGCGTTTTGAGCGGACTGCGCTGTACGCGGCTGAAAATGGTTTCAGCGTGATCAGCAGTTCGCTGGGTATTTCGCGCTGGAAGAATATGCAGCAGATCAACGACTGCGGACAGCGAGCCGCCGCGCATTATCCGGGCATGGTGTACTGGGATTATAACTGGCGCAAGCAGGGCGGTTCGTCCCGCATGATTGAAATCAGCAAACGCGAGCAGTTCTATCAGCAGGAATACTGCGGCTGCGTTTATTCACTGCGTGACAGCAACCTGCACCGCAAATCCCAAGGCCGTCCTCTTATCAAGATTGGCCAGCTTTACTACGGTAAAGAAGACGGGCAGGGCTGA
- a CDS encoding PIN-like domain-containing protein, with protein sequence MKDGFKGFYNPNGAALEAIWNSQNTIFVFDTNVYLNIYSYTEKTKLDLFSVLEKIKKNLWVPNHVALEYQKRRLDVIDRERGNFTKITNVFNKFNNQINVEIIQNLGIAKKLPDLHKSLDDFLLKFNSLCDDFVNGVFEEQKKLKPDVRSSDEIRKKLDSILSGKVGQSFTQSELDAIYEEGEIRFSNKIPPGFKDAGKDGGSSDFTYMNLNYKSKFGDLIIWKQLIKEASKVEIKNVVFITDDKKNDWWYGVGDKIIGPQEKLQSEFYSLTGVDTFKMYDTVDFLKDAVVYLGTKVDEKSFDDVKKASSSVIINSVSTDTSDLIGSHTLISNNNASDEIDSSEESEMEDGVPLKEYLDIHETMRRNLGFDSTRGREEAIRRSLGVESLRKQEEAIRRSLGYDSIWEREEAIRRSLGIESLRKQEEAIRRSLGVENLLKQEEAIRRSFGVKSLLEREEAINRSLLDLERSLGYRDEMKSAGSDEEDIHLKESHKHSNKKNNADDNDQNSEDDNN encoded by the coding sequence ATGAAAGATGGATTTAAGGGATTCTATAATCCAAATGGTGCTGCCTTAGAGGCTATCTGGAATTCCCAGAATACTATATTTGTATTTGATACGAATGTTTACCTTAACATTTACTCATATACTGAAAAAACAAAACTTGATTTGTTTTCCGTCCTTGAAAAGATAAAAAAAAATCTTTGGGTGCCTAATCATGTAGCTTTAGAGTATCAAAAAAGGAGGCTTGATGTTATAGATAGAGAAAGAGGTAATTTTACAAAAATAACTAATGTTTTCAATAAATTCAATAATCAAATAAATGTTGAAATCATTCAAAACTTAGGGATAGCAAAAAAATTACCCGATCTCCATAAATCACTTGATGACTTTTTGTTGAAGTTCAATTCGCTGTGTGATGATTTTGTTAATGGGGTCTTTGAAGAACAAAAAAAACTTAAGCCAGACGTAAGGTCAAGTGATGAGATAAGGAAAAAACTAGATTCTATACTTTCTGGTAAGGTTGGGCAATCATTTACCCAAAGTGAGCTAGACGCAATATATGAAGAAGGGGAGATTAGATTTTCGAATAAGATCCCACCTGGTTTCAAAGACGCAGGTAAAGATGGGGGTTCCTCTGATTTCACTTATATGAATTTGAATTATAAGAGTAAATTTGGTGATCTTATAATTTGGAAGCAACTTATAAAGGAGGCGTCAAAGGTAGAGATAAAGAACGTTGTTTTTATTACAGATGATAAGAAAAATGATTGGTGGTATGGAGTTGGGGATAAAATCATTGGTCCACAAGAAAAATTACAAAGCGAGTTCTATTCGCTTACAGGGGTGGATACATTTAAAATGTATGACACCGTCGATTTTTTAAAGGATGCAGTTGTGTATCTTGGAACAAAAGTAGATGAAAAATCCTTTGATGATGTAAAGAAAGCAAGCTCAAGTGTTATTATTAATTCTGTTAGCACTGACACATCAGATTTAATTGGTAGCCACACTTTAATATCAAATAATAATGCTAGCGATGAAATCGATAGTAGTGAAGAAAGCGAAATGGAAGATGGTGTTCCTTTAAAAGAATATCTAGATATACACGAAACCATGAGACGTAACTTAGGCTTTGACAGTACTCGGGGGCGGGAAGAAGCCATAAGACGTAGCTTAGGCGTTGAAAGTCTGCGGAAGCAGGAAGAAGCTATAAGACGTAGCTTAGGCTATGACAGCATTTGGGAGCGGGAAGAAGCCATAAGACGTAGCTTAGGCATTGAAAGTCTGCGGAAGCAGGAAGAAGCTATAAGACGTAGCTTAGGCGTTGAAAACCTGCTGAAGCAGGAAGAAGCCATAAGACGTAGCTTCGGTGTTAAAAGTCTGCTGGAACGGGAAGAAGCCATAAACCGATCTCTATTGGATTTAGAACGCTCTCTAGGATACAGGGACGAGATGAAGAGTGCTGGTAGCGACGAGGAAGATATCCACTTAAAAGAAAGTCATAAGCATTCAAATAAAAAAAATAACGCGGATGATAATGACCAAAATAGTGAAGATGACAATAATTAA
- a CDS encoding LysE family translocator, giving the protein MTVNDSLFAFSLAALLLTLTPGLDTALILRTACAEGGKKAFHAALGIDAGCFVWGALVALGLGALLAVSEMAYTVLKVCGAVYLCWLGLQLLLRPRSSFSAGDDNSGSQGRWFIRGMLGNVLNPKMGIFYVSFLPQFIPAGHSPFIWTFILVSIHVAIGTIWSLTLILSTHFASAVLKKRRVVRVMDRATGGLFLCFAAKLAMSTR; this is encoded by the coding sequence ATGACTGTTAACGATTCCCTCTTCGCATTCTCTCTCGCAGCACTGTTACTTACCCTGACTCCCGGCCTCGATACGGCACTTATTCTGCGCACCGCTTGTGCTGAGGGCGGCAAAAAGGCTTTTCATGCTGCGCTTGGCATTGATGCTGGCTGTTTTGTATGGGGGGCACTGGTTGCGTTAGGTCTTGGCGCTCTTCTGGCGGTTTCAGAGATGGCTTACACTGTGCTCAAAGTTTGCGGTGCGGTCTACCTGTGCTGGCTGGGCTTACAACTGCTGCTACGTCCCCGATCATCTTTCAGTGCTGGCGATGACAACAGCGGTTCTCAGGGGAGATGGTTTATCAGAGGAATGCTGGGGAATGTGCTCAATCCTAAAATGGGCATTTTCTATGTCTCTTTTTTGCCGCAGTTCATACCTGCCGGTCACTCTCCTTTTATATGGACATTTATCCTGGTCAGCATCCACGTTGCGATTGGGACTATTTGGTCACTCACACTGATCCTATCCACGCATTTTGCGTCAGCCGTATTGAAGAAACGTCGCGTTGTTCGGGTGATGGATAGAGCCACAGGCGGCTTATTTTTATGCTTCGCGGCTAAACTCGCTATGAGCACGAGATAG
- a CDS encoding LysR family transcriptional regulator, giving the protein MKENLNDLITFLTVIQEGSFTRAAVKSGTSQSAVSQTIGNLEARLQLKLLNRTTRSLTLTEAGERLAQLIGPAIEEISSGLDQLAELRDKPAGKVRISADEYAIQQVLWPKLAPVLKNYPDIHLELITDYGLVDIAKERFDAGVRRGGLIAQDMVAIPISAEHRMVVVASPQCLQEQDFPTTPAQLLTLPCINLQLPTHGQNLPWTFLINGQEQKLRVQGQVIVNGINQVHQASLDGYGLAYVPQALVQDDIDSGRLISVLDDFTITFPGYYLYYTSRLKSSAAFNIIVEALRMPA; this is encoded by the coding sequence ATGAAAGAGAATCTTAACGACCTGATCACTTTCCTGACGGTTATTCAGGAGGGAAGTTTCACGCGGGCGGCAGTGAAATCAGGGACATCCCAGTCGGCGGTAAGTCAGACTATCGGGAACCTTGAAGCGCGTCTGCAACTAAAATTACTCAACCGCACGACGCGGAGCCTGACTCTGACGGAGGCGGGAGAGCGTCTGGCACAGTTGATTGGCCCGGCTATCGAAGAAATTTCTAGCGGTCTTGATCAGCTTGCTGAGTTGCGGGATAAACCCGCGGGCAAAGTACGTATATCCGCCGATGAATACGCTATCCAGCAGGTTCTGTGGCCGAAACTGGCGCCGGTTTTGAAGAACTACCCTGATATTCACCTGGAACTGATCACTGATTATGGCCTGGTTGATATCGCCAAAGAGCGTTTTGATGCCGGCGTACGGCGAGGTGGCCTGATAGCTCAGGATATGGTGGCCATTCCGATTAGCGCGGAACACCGTATGGTGGTCGTAGCCTCGCCTCAGTGTCTGCAGGAACAGGATTTCCCGACAACTCCCGCGCAACTGCTGACGCTGCCGTGTATCAATTTACAGTTACCCACTCATGGCCAGAATTTGCCGTGGACGTTTTTAATTAATGGGCAAGAGCAAAAGTTGCGCGTTCAGGGGCAGGTTATCGTTAATGGCATCAATCAGGTTCATCAGGCATCTCTTGACGGTTACGGGCTGGCCTATGTTCCGCAGGCATTAGTGCAGGATGATATCGACTCAGGCCGACTGATCTCCGTTCTGGACGACTTCACTATCACTTTCCCGGGATATTATCTGTATTACACCAGTCGGCTGAAATCCTCAGCTGCGTTTAATATCATTGTTGAAGCGCTGAGAATGCCCGCATGA